CGCGCACGGTTCACGCCCGGTGAAGCATTCTGGCTTGTTAGCCATGCAGCAAACGGTTTCGGGATAGAGAATGGGAAATCGGTTCCAACACTTCTGCCATTGTCAATCGTGTTGGATACGGGATGGAACCAGATCGCCAATCCCTTCGCATTTCGGGTAAGCATGAACAGTGTTTCACCAAGTGGCGATGTGAGCAATCTCTACTTCTATGATGCCGAAAGTCCGTACGTGCCGAACGTGAACGTACTGGAGCCGTGGGAAGGATACTTCATCGAGAACAGATCGGGTGAACAGGTTGTGCTGCAAGTGGCGCCGGTTGAAGCCTCGCCTTCTGTTCCGAAGCAAATCGAGCAGTCATTGTCCGGTAGTGACTTTATCCTGCAAATGTCGGCAGAACTGGAACAGTCTTCTCTGAAGGACATCCACAACTACGTCGGTTTTGTGGAGGGGGCTTTGCCTGGTGACGACATTCTCGACCAGCGCGAGCCGCCATCGATCGGGGATTATGTTCAACTGTCGATCGAAGACGGGAGGTCGTATCTCAGCAACTTCAAACCTCCGCAAACCGAGGGTGAGCAGTGGAATCTCAGTATATCATCAACCCTTCCGAATCGGCAGGTGAATGTGAGGCTCACAGAATACGGCTCCCGTCCCGAAGCATTCGACATCTACATACTGGACAGGGATGATTTCAATGCGATTCCGGTTTTGAACTCCCGGTTCGCCCTGACTCTGCGTGACACGCGCCGTTCATTAAAGCTGATTCTCGGAACGAAGGAATATGCTGAACAGAACAATGAAGGTATCCCGCTTGTGCCGCTCGCATATACGTTGGAACAGAATTTCCCGAATCCGTTCAATCCATCCACGACAATTCGCTATGCGTTGAGTAAGAGAAGCGATGTTTTGCTTTCCCTCTACAATCTGCTCGGGCAGAAGGTAAAAACACTCGTCAGCGGCGAGCAGAAGACGGGCACCTACAGCGTGGTGTGGGATGGTGTAACGGATAGCGGTTTTCCCGCAGCAAGCGGCGTGTACCTGTATCAGTTGCAGGCCGGTGAATACCGGGCAAGCAGAAAACTCCTTTTGCTAAGGTGATTTGCATGGAGAAACTGCCCATGACACCGAAGGTGTTTCAGCCGATTCTGTTTGTTGCCGCATCCGGCGTTGAGGCCCGGCTCGGGCTCGTTGTGAGTTACTGAGAATACCTTCCATGTGATTGTGGCGCGGGGGAGACAGTGTGCCGCATTTCGGAGGCTGGCGAAATCATCCGGTTGAGTGCGATTTCGCACACCGGCTTCTTCTTTCCCCTTTGTCGCAACAAGACGTTTTCGAATTCATCAACATACTTCTGAAAGGTGTGCAATGAAAGCAAAAGCCATTGCTTTGCTGATTGTTCTGTCGGTGGTCGGCGTGTTTGTCGCGGAAGCTCAGGTTCCGCGCTTCATTTCGTACCAGGGATCCCTCACCGATAGTACCGGGATGCCAAAGCCCGACGGCAACTACACGTTCACATTCCGTTTGTATGTCGATAGCACGGGCGGCACTCCACTCTGGACGAATCAACAAACGTTGCAACTCATGCGCGGCCTCTTCTCTGCACGGCTGGGTGGACAACTGGGATTCGAATCACTTTTCTCGGGATTGCGTTGGCTGAGTATTCAACTTGCGGGGGAATCCGAAATCACGAAACGCATACCCCTTGCTTCCACGGCTTACAGTTTTCGATCAGTTAAAGCGGACACGGCTTCTGTTGCCCTGAGCGCTCCGGCACAGCAGACTGTCGATAGCGCCCGCATTGCTGGCACCGTACCGGACAATGCGATCACTTCCGCAAAGATACTGAACGGGACGATACAACGGCTCGATGTTGCAGCAAATTTCAAATCTCCTCAAGCCGACTCGGCCGATTATGTCAGAAATCTTCCGCCAATCGACAGTGCCCGGATTGCGGGAACGGTTCCCGATAACGCCATAACTTCTGCGAAGATTCTGAACGGGACGATTCAACGGCTCGATGTCGCGGCAAACTTCAAATCTCCTCAATCCGACTCGGCCGATTATGTCAAGAATCTTCCGCCAATTGACAGCGCTCGCATAGCCGGGACCGTGCCCGATGACGCCATAACTTCTGCAAAGATTCTAAACGGGACGATTCAACGAGTGGATGTGGCAACGAATTTCAAGGCGCCCCTTTCCGATACATCGGATTTCGTCAGAACAGCTCCGCCGATTCCGGCCGGTTCGATCGACAGCAGCAAGCTCTCTGTAAACTCTGTCGTGAACTCAAGAATTCTCAACAATACGATTACCTCTACGAAAATTGCAGCGGGGCAAGTAGTGAAAGGGATTAATAGTGTGAGGGATGAACTTCGCCTTGTCGGGCGGGGATCGGCAACAGTAACAACCAGCAATGATACAATTTACATTGATGCTGCAGGCGGCGGCGGAAGCGGAATACAAGGGATTCAGAATACCAACAATACCTTGACAATTCTCAACCCGACGGGCCCGACTGCGACAATCAACGTGAGAGATCAGGGGATTGGAACACTGCAACTTACCGACAATGCCGTTGGTACGTCGAAAATTGCCGATGGAGCCGTGACTCAGTTAAAAATCGCTGCGGGTGTCGTACTTCCTCCGGGAGGCGCGGCTGGCGGCGACTTGACGGGAGATTTTCCAAACCCGACTATTGCGGCCAATGCCATCACCACCACTAAAATTCTGAACGGTGCAGTCACGCAGGCGAAAATTGCTGCCGGCGTTGCGTTGCCACCAAGCGGCACCGCGGGAGGTGACTTAACCGGAACGTACCCCAACCCAACCGTTGCGAACAGCGCCATCACCACTGCAAAACTCCTTGACGGAGCGGTGACTCAAGCGAAGATCGGTGCCGGTGTGACTCTGCCGCCGGGTGGGGCTGCGGGCGGCGATTTGACGGGAACATATCCCAATCCCGTGATTACCACAAATGCGGTAACGTCTGTCAAGATCCTCAACGCGGCCGTCACCAACACGAAAATCGCTGATGGGGCAGTTGGCACAACAAAAATTGCGGATGCTGCCATTACTCAAGCAAAGATCGCAGCGGGAGTAGTCTTGCCACCGGGTGGTAATGCGGGAGGCGATCTGACGGGTACGTATCCAAATCCTACGATTGCCGCAAATGCGGTAACTTCCGCCAAGATAATAGATGGCGCTGTTACGCAGTCAAAGATCGGAGCCGGGGTTACGCTGCCGCCAAGTGGAACGGCAGGCGGTGATTTGACCGGAACCTTTCCTGCTCCTGTTATTGCAACAAACGCAGTCACATCGGCCAAAATTCTCAATGGCGCTGTCACTCAGGCAAAGATCGCGGCAGGCGTAACTCTGCCGCCGAGCGGAAATGCAGGAGGGGACTTGTCCGGTACCTATCCCAATCCTGTGGTCAAAGGATTGTTCAACAGGGCCATTGCAGATTCAACGCCGTTTCACAATCAGGTGCTGAAGTGGGACAACAAAATGCTTCAGTGGATTCCGGGAAACGACGAGATCGGGGGATTCGGTACAGTGACCAGTGTTGCGGCGGGAACTCCGGGTACGCCAACGGGAACCAGCGGCCTGACATTTTCTCCGAATCCGATCACAACAACCGGCACGCTTGCAATCGCAACTGCCGGCGTTGACAGCTTCAAGCTTGCCTCAAATTCGGTGACATCTGCGAAGATTGCCGATGGTTCGATTCTCTTTCAGGATATCGGGCAGAATGGCGCCGCTGCCGGACAAGTGATGAAATGGACAGGCTCGACGTGGGCCCCCCGTAATGACTCCGTCAGCAGCGGAATAACTGGAACCGGCGCAAACGGACGCGTGGCATTTTGGACTGGAGCAACCTCGATGTTCAGCGACAGCAATTTATTCTGGAACAACAGCCTTGCACGACTCGGTGTCGGAACGACTGCACCCTACACACAACTCACCCTATCGAACACATTAGGATTCAAGAACAGTACCGCTCCGATGACCTACATCTTCGAGTCCGGCTCAACAAACCCCTCGCGGTTGGTTGCGGCGCATTCACCGGCGTTTGCGGCGTGGGGACTTGCGTACAACGATGTTACCGATCAGATGATCTTTCAACAGAGCAACACTCTCCCGGCAGTATCGGTCGGAATTTCCAGCCTTTCCCTCGGTATCGGCACGTCAACTCACGAAGGGGCACTTGATGTACGAGGCGGCACTGTTGTGCAGAATACCAGCGCGACGAACTCCAACGACATCACCATCAAGCGGCCGGGGAGTGTCTCGCCTTCGAATGTCCGGTTCGTACTGTCGCAACGCTCGACAAACAGGGATTTCTGGATTTTTGGAGAAGATGGGACGGGGCTGTTCAGGAATTTTGTCGGATTCAATTACTCTGCAAACAGAGTTTCATTTCCGGCAGACTCAAACACGTTGCTGATTGATAATGTGTTTCAGAGTGTCGGAATCAGAACGTCAAGTCCGACAGCTGCGCTTGATGTGAACGGTGGCATTCGTGCACGGCTTCTCAGCACAGGAACGGGCGCTTCCGTTTTCGTGGATGTGGCAGGAAATCTGCTGCAATCAGGGTCCAGTATCCGGTACAAGAAGAACATCCGCCAGCTCGAACCCTCGTCTGTGCTTGACTTGAATCCCGTGCGTTTCCAATGGAAATCGACAGATGAAGAAGATGTCGGGTTGATTGCAGAGGAGGTCGTGAAGGTCGTGCCCGATCTTGTCTTTCATAACAACGAAGGAACTCCTGAAGGCGTGAAGTACGACAAGCTTGCTCTCTACCTGCTGAACGTTATCAAGGATCAACAAAAACAGATTCAGGAATTACAGTCGGCTGTCAAATCTCTCCAGTCATCATCTTCGCTCGGTGCCAAATGAGGATGGTTGAGTGAACATGTTTGCCGACAATATGAATTGTCCGGGGCGCTGATCACGCGTGCAACTGCGATTCTCTTCTTACACACTCGAACTTCGTCATGCGTTTACAGTTTCAACGTATTCGCGCACGACTACTCCTGTAATGATTGTGGAGGCGGAGGAGGAGGGCATTATCGGCTACGGTGAGGCCTCGATGCCGCCGTATCTGGGCGAAACTCCCGAATCGGCAACTACATTTCTTTCACGAGTTGATCTGGATAAATATGCGAATCCTGCTGCCTTTGATGATATTCTGAAGGGTATTGATGCAATCGCTCCCGGTAATCATGCAGCAAAGGCTGCAGTCGACATCGCATTGCACGATTGGCTCGGCAAGAAACTCGGGTTTGCGTGGCATCAGGCGTGGGGACTTGATCCGTCAAAGACACCTGTGACGACTTTCACGATTGGTATTGAGAGTGATAAGGATCTCCTCCGGCAAAGGGTACGTGAGGCTGACACCTTCAAAGTCCTAAAAGTAAAATTGGGGAGTAAGAACGACACGGATATTGTCACGTCAATTCGGCAAGTAACGGACAAACCGTTGCGAGTTGATGTGAATCAGGGATGGAAGAACAAGGAGAAGTCTCTGGAAATGATACAATGGCTTTCAACTCAAGGTGTCGAACTTGTTGAACAGCCTTTGCCAAAAGAGATGATTGATGAACAGGCGTGGTTGAAGGAACGAAGTCCGCTGCCCATTATTGCGGACGAGGCAGTCTCACGCCTATCCGACATCGCAAATGTAGTGGGCCTCTATGATGGCATAAACATCAAATTGATGAAATGTACCGGCATGCACGAGGCGTACATGATGATTCTGCTTGCCCGGGCTCTCGACCTGAAAGTGATGCTCGGTTGCATGACGGAGACATCCTGCGCAATCTCGGCTGCAACGCAATTGTCGCCACTTGCAGATTACGCCGATCTTGATGGAGCGGCGCTCATCTCGAACGATCCGTTCGCTGGAACGACAATTGCTGAGGGCAAGCTTAACATGCCGGGGGGATTCGGAATAGGCGTTAGCCCGAAACACTAATCTCCGGTCGCCAATCCTCTTGCATCTCTCTTGACGGTTTTCAATATTGTTCACGCACACAACGCGATAGTCGAACGTCCCCGTTGAAATCAAATCATCATACACTACACACTATTTTCTAGGATACTGAACCATGGCAGACAAGACTCTTTCCGGCGAAATTTTTCATCCGACTGAGGAAGCAATCCGGCACGCGCATGTGAAAGATTGGGACAAAATGCGCGAGGAGGCGGAACGTGATTTAGAAGGATTCTGGGCGAAAGAGGCCAACGAGTTGCATTGGTTTCAACATTGGGATAAGGTGTTGGATGATTCGAAGAAGCCCTTCTTTCAATGGTTTGTCGGCGGAAAGACGAACATTGTGTACAACTGCCTTGATCGTCATGCCGAAACTGCACGGCGGAACAAGCTTGCTTTGTTGTGGGAGGGAGAGAAGGGAGAGTTTCGTTCGTTCTCGTATTTTGCGTTGCGACGCGAAGTCTGCCGCTTTGCCAACGTGTTGAAGAGTCTCGGCGTACAGAAGGGCGACCGCGTTACAATCTACATGGGGCGTGTACCTGAACTGCCCATTGCTATGCTTGCAGCAGCGCGTATTGGCGCAGTGCATTCTGTAGTCTACGGCGGCTTCACCGTCGAAGCTCTCGCTGAAAGAATTGAAGACAGCGAATCGAAAGTTCTGATCACCTGCGACGGTGCCTATCAGCGCGGCAAGATTGTTCCGCTCAAGCAAATCGCCGATGAAGCGGTTCAGCGGGCGGGAACGATTGAGAGTGTGCTTGTTGTGAAGCGTACCGGCGAGCCCGTGAACATGGAGCAGGGAAGGGATTTGTGGTATCACGAGTTGATGATGCTGCCGATTGCAAACGGCGCCTGCCAGATTGAAGTGATGGATGCGGAAGACCCGTTGTACATGCTTTACACATCCGGCACAACGGGAAAGCCGAAAGCCATTCTTCACACGCACGGCGGCTATATGGTCGGCACCTACACGACGCTCAAGTATGTGTTTGATATTCATGAAGAAGATCGTTTCTGGTGTGCCGCAGATCCCGGCTGGGTGACGGGACATAGCTACATTGTGTACGGCCCGCTACTGAATGGGGCGACATCGTTCATGTATGAAGGGGCGCCAACGTATCCGTACCCCAATCGTTGGTGGCAGATGATCGAGAAGTACGGCATCAACATTCTCTACACGGCACCGACGGCGATTCGCGGCCTGATGCGCTTCGGCGAGGCGTGGCCCAACCGGCATGACTTGTCGTCGTTGCGACTTCTTGGTTCCGTCGGCGAGCCGATCAATCCCGAAGCGTGGAAATGGTATCACCGCGTCATCGGCAAAGGACGATGCCCGATTATGGATACGTGGTGGCAAACCGAGACTGGAATGTTCATGATTACTCCGATGCCGTGTGTGCCGTTGAAACCCGGCTCCGGTACCCGGCCTTTCCCCGGGTTGAAGATGGATATTTTGAGTGAAGAAGGAAAACCCGTGAAACCGAACGAAGAAGGTTTCCTCGTCATCAAAACACCGTGGCCTGCAATGCTTCGCACACTTTACAAAGACCCCGAACGCTACGTGCAACAGTACTGGTCAAAATATCCAGGCATGTACATGACGGGTGATTCAGCGCGCCGCGACGAGGATGGCTACTACTGGATCATCGGCCGTGTTGACGATGTTATCAAAGTCTCAGGATACCGACTCGGTACGGCAGAGATAGAAAGTGCGCTCGTCAGTCACCACGCTGTAGCCGAAGCCGCTGCTATTGGATTGCCGCATGAAGTGAAAGGGAATGCGATTCACGCGTACGTCTTGCTTAAAGCGGGACAAGCGAAAGCCGACACGTTGGTCGAAGATCTGCGCCAGCACGTTTCCAAAGAACTCGGCCCCATTGCCAAACCCGAACACATCGAAATCGTTGATTCGCTGCCCAAAACACGCAGCGGCAAAATCATGCGCCGGGTGTTGAAGGCAAGAGCGTTGGGGCAGGATCCGGGAAATATTACGACGTTGGAGGAATGATCATGGGGCAAGAGTTGTAGGCTAACAAGACATAAAAACGACTATATTCTGGAGAATTCAGGCCGGTAGAGTCAGATGTACCGCCGGTTTTCAAGGACTGTGATATTACGTTGGCCAGAGTAATGGACCAATTGGGCATTGTCACAAGCGAATCATGAAAGGAAGGATTCTATGGAGAGGTTTTTTCGAGATGTTATCCTGATAGGTATCATTTTCTGCTCGACAAGACTCTATTCCCAGTGGGCACAGACCAACGGACCCTATGGAGGTGCTGTATATGCCCTGACGACTTCTGGGGAGACAATTCTCGCTGGATCAAGTGCTGGCGTGTTTCTCACGACCAACAACGGCGCGGATTGGGTGAAAGCCGCTGGTATGGCTAATTCGAGGGTATACACTTTTGCCGCATCTGGTGGGAACATTTTTGCAGGTACGGGCGATGGGGTCTATGTTTCAAGCGACAACGGCAGAGATTGGACTTGGACTGGTGGGCCGCCTTTTACGGTGGTTTATACGCTCGCTGCATTGGGTTCCAACCTTTTTGCGGGAACTGGGGGTGGAGGTGTTTTTCTCTCGACCGACAACGGTACAAGTTGGACAAGCGTAAACACGGGGTTGACGAACACCCATGTCAGAGCCTTGGCAGTTTTGGGGACGATCTTGTTTGCGGGAACCGCGGGTGGAGGTGTCTTTCGTTCGACCAATAGCGGTATGGCCTGGATCCAGGCAAATAACGGCCTAACGAATGACTATATTTATTCCTTAGCAGTTTCAGGAAGCAGCTTGTTTGCGGGCTCAGGTGGTATTTTTCGATCAAATGATAGCGGTGCGACATGGACACAGTTGTCTACGATCGGGGGGGGGTGTCTCCTTGCCTCCGGTTCTAGTCTCCTCGCAGGGTCAGCCAACGGATTGTGGTCTTCGAATGATAGTGGGGGAACCTGGATCCGAATTGGCTTTCAAAACTCTTCGGTTCTCTCCCTCGTTAAATCCGGCGAGCATTTATTCGTCGGGACTGGTACTAAAGGAATATTCCTGTCGACGAGTGGAGGGAGAGACTGGGTTCGAGCCAGTTCAGGGTTGACAAATCCTTTTGTTGGCTCCTTAGCGGTTTCTGGAACAAATCTCTTCGCAGGCACCTATACTGGAGGAGTTTTTTTATCCACAAACACTGGTTCAAGTTGGAATCCCGTTAACAGTGGGCTTTCAAACTTATTCATTAACGATCTTGCCGTTTCCGGATCCAATATCTATGCCGCCACAGGGGCGGGGCCTTTTCCCGGGGGAGTGTATCTTTCCACCAACAACGGAACGAGTTGGAATCCCCTTGACAGTGGATTGACCAATCGATTTGTCAATGCCCTGGCCATTTATGGCACGAACTTATTAGCTGGAACAATTGGTGGTATTTTTCTTTCCACCAACAACGGAACGACTTGGGGATTTCTTAGTACTGGCCCAGATAGCGTGCTATCGCTCGCCGTCGCTGGACAGAACATTGTTGCTGGCAGTCTCGGAGGCGTTTTTCTATCAACGAATGGGGGAGCAAGCTGGAGGCAGACAATATGGAATGTTTATGATGTTTCCCTTGCCGCTTCCGGCACAACCGTCTTTGCCGGAACAGAGTGGGGCACCTTCCGTTCGACGAATGCTGGCGAGACCTTTTACCTAAGTAACACAGGGCTGGAGAACCTTACAGTCCAAGCTTTCGCTCTTTCCGGGCCCCATGTCTATGCAGGGACCTCATCCGGGAATGTATTCCTCTCGACGAACAACGGCACGAGTTGGACTTTTGCTGTCGGGCTTGCGCCTGTAAATGCTTTTGCAATTTTTGGCGCGAGTCTCTTTGCGGGCACAACTGACGGTATATTTTTCTCCCCTAGCATGGGTTCACTCTGGATTGAAGCAAACGGTGGTCTGGCAAGCGTATCAGTTAGCAAACTAAGTGTTTCTGGCGCGACTCTTTTGGCAGGGACCGAGGAGAATGGCATTTTTTCTACCACAGACAATGGCGTAACCTGGGAAAACGCCAGCATTGGATTGACAGATTCACGCGTTCGAGATTTAGTTGTTCTTGGGTCGGATATCTTTGCAGCAACACTCGCTGGTGTTTGTCGGTCAACAAATCAAGGTGCGACCTGGAGTCCTGTCGGCCCTGCCTTCTGGAGTACAATCAATTGTCTATCTGTTAATGACAGTCTTCTGTATGCGGGGACTCAAGGAGGGGGGGTCTTGGTATCAAGCAACTTTGGGGCAGACTGGACTCCGATCAATTCAGGTTTAGCGAACCTTTATGTGAATTCACTCGCAAATTCAGGGTCAAGGCTTTTTGCGGGGACGGCGGGTGGTGGAGTTTTCCTCTCAACCGACGCAGGAATGAACTGGACACAGGTCAATACGGGTTTGAGCACTCTAGTCATTTCACGTCTAGCTGTTAAAGGCACAAGCGTTTTTGCCTCGGGGTCCTTACTTCTATTTCGTTCAACTAACAACGGAGCCAGCTGGGCTCAAATAGGTTTTGGACCGGAATTCCATGCTACATGTTTTGCTATAGAAGATACTAATCTATTCATGGGGTCATTAAACGGTGTTCTACTCTCTACAAACGATGGCGCCAACTGGACTCAGGTTAACACAGGTTTGCCAAACGATATTTACATTGCCAGTGTTGCAGTTCAGGTAAGCACACTTTTTGCAGCAAGTCGTCTATCAGTTGTGTGGAAACGACCAATATCAGAAATGATCACATCACTGGGAGTGATGTCCAATACTGAGTTGATCCATTTTGGCCTGGAGCAGGCCTACCCGAACCCCTTCAATTCAACAACTACTTTTCAGTTTCGTATTCCATTCAAGTCTCCTGTATCAATAAAAGTGTTCGACGTATTGGGAAGGGAAGTATCGACAATTGTATCAGAGGAGCTACCCTCTGGTACATATGTAAGACAATGGGATGCTGGAAAGATAGCGACCGGTGTGTATTTCTGCACTCTAAAAGCAGGGTCTTTTGTAACAACTATTAGAGTCGTGCTGCTGAAATAATCTGGAACCAAACTTTCTTATCTGCACCTGGAAGCATCTACATACATGTCCCCATCCCAACTCATCAAAATCTGGATTGACCGCTTCAACGCCGCCGACGTGAATGGCTTGATGGAATTATACGCCAAGGATGCCGTCAACCATCAGGTTGTTACGCAGCCATTGAAAGGCAAAGCCGAAATCAGGAAGTTGTTTGAAACGGACTTTGCCCGCGCAAAGATGGTCTGCATTCCGGTGCAGATACATGAGGCGGGCGATTGGGCAATTCTCGAATGGCGTGACCCGCTGGGCTTGCAGGGATGCGGTTTCTTTGAGATCGAGAATAATCTGATCGTGTTTCAACGAGGATACTTCGATCAGCTGACGTTCTTCAAAATACAAGGCATCCCGATTCCTAACGACTATCTTGATGTACCAAAGTCGTGACGTCTCTCAACTACATAAGTCTTGGACTTCTTCCTCTCGTCGCAATCCTTATCAACGACACAGGTTCGCCGCATCCTGTGCCCGAACAATCCGCTCCACGACAATCCCAATATATCTGGACCCGGCTGACTGCAAACGCCGGATTTTCCCAAAGCTACAACTATCAGATGTTCGCCGACGGAGAGTACATTCGGGTGTTTCACCCGTCGGGTGTATGGGAATCATCCGACGGGAAATCGTGGCGACAAACCTCACTCACCAACATCGTCATGAATCAGGCTTTTCTCGACTACGTTGAATTCAAGGGGGCCGTCTATGCGCTTGGAACATTTGAGGGGAATATTGAGAGATTCACACAAACCTCTCAGATTGCCCGGACAACGGACTTCAAGAACTGGGAAATTCTTGCGGCGGAATCGAATCTCCCAAAACGATTCTTCTATCATCCTTTCGTATTCCAAGACAAGATCTGGATCATCGGCGGGGGAGATACTGCGGGAAGCTATGCCGACGCGTGGGTATCAACAGATGCCGTTCGCTGGACAAAGGTCGCCGACAACCTTCCCTTCGGGACAGAAGGGGGAAAGAGATTTGTCGTTTTCAAGAATAAACTCTACATGCTCAGGCATGATGTCTGGGTGTCCTCCGACGGTGTGGAATGGACAATGCTCACTCCGAATATCGCACAAGGAGACATCTTTGGATATTCGGTGGAGGTTTTCGACGACAAGATTTGGCTGATCGGTTGCAGCCGAAATGGCAGGTTCCGGAGCGAAGTTCTCTACTCATCAGACGGCATTACGTGGAAAGAAGAGCGCGCTCCCTGGTCGCCTCGCGGCGCGACCGCAACTTGCATTTTCCGGAATCAGATTATTATGACGGGAGGAAAATACGGCGGGCCCGGTATCGGCGGCCAGACGGAATTCGTGTACAGCAATGACGTGTGGGCGATGAAGAAACAATGAATGCGTTCGAGCTTGTGAAAGCAATTGAACTCGCCCTTGCTGACAACTGGGAGGAAGCCCACCGCATTGTCCAAAACTACGACGATGAATTTGCCTGCTGGATTCATGCCGTTCTCCACAAGATTGAAGGCGACGAAGGGAACAGCCGCTATTGGTATCGGCGGGCGGGGAGGGAGTTTTCTCATTTCGACTCAACGAATTCTGAACTCGAACGAATCAAAACCATCCTGACAAAGCAAACCTGATGTCACCACAGCTTCAAACTTTGGTTGCAGAGATAGATGCTTGCTCCGGGCAGGCCAAATCACTTCTCGGCAGCAGCAATAAATCCCATCTAACAAAACGTCCGGCGAACGGCGGTTGGTCGGCTGTTGAATGTGTAAAGCATCTTACACTGACCACAGATCTCTATCTCAACCTTCTTCCTCCGCTTATTCAACAAGCAAAAGAACAAGGCAAAATCGGCGACGGTCCCTACAAAATGGATTGGAAGGGGAGACTGTTGAAATGGATTTTAGAACCTCCGTATCGAACAAAGGTCAAGACAATACAATCACTTGAAGTAGTTACAACTGAATCACCGAAGGAAGTTCTTGCTGAATTTCTTGCTGCACAATCTCGTCTAAGGGAAACCTACGAGTCGGCAAACGGAGTCGCTCTCGACAAAGTGGTAATGCGTTCGCCGTTCAATGAACGGATGAAGTACAATTTGTATTCATGCTTCTGTGTGATTCCGGCACACCAACGAAGGCATTTGTGGCAAGGGGAACAGGCTTGTCTGCGGGTGCAGTAGCAAACTAACAAGGAGGGGATATGAACTGGAAAATCATCCTCACGCTCGCGTTCTTCGGCATTGCAATGGGAACGGCTTCTCTATTCGGACTAACCGAACGTATCGAACCTTTGCTTTGGCTGCTGATTGCATTCTTTGCGGCATACTGGATTGCGAAACGCCGTGCGCCGAAGCCGTTTCTGCACGGACTTTTATCCGCAGTAGCGATGGGTGTGTGCAACTCGGTGGTTCAGTCCGCATTCTTCGATCTGTACAGAGCAAACAACCCGACGGCGGCAAAAGGCTTCAGCCAGATTCCCGACGCAATCCCCGGGAAATACTTCATTCTGCTCATTGGTCCGGCAATCGGGCTTACGTACGGACTCGTTGTCGGGCTGTTTGCCGTTGTCGCTTCGAGAATGATGAGAAAGCGTGCAACCTAGAGATCTGGACGAGAAGTACCATCTCTTAGGCGAGATCTCCGGGAATGTTTCCGATACGAAGCTGTTCATCTTTGAATGCGAGCTTTCGTCCACGTCTCTAGCCAGTCTTGTTTCAAATATCGGAATGCCCGTTCCCGAATCTGACAAATCCATCAACCTAATTG
This Bacteroidota bacterium DNA region includes the following protein-coding sequences:
- a CDS encoding T9SS type A sorting domain-containing protein, whose translation is MNKLLFIASLLTLPVVAIYAQTSRVDFSAFGMGFGILPSSNSHIIGIAGEPAIGNLEAQNTRIESGFVNNVNLGNTGLIFAVQSEVATLGRSVGIRMFVPANLQTTAESLFYRKGGEQPFSRIALARSGDTLSATIPAVATTIRGVEYYITAASTQGPIRFPGFGVDTLRVNIETFASPSTFRSRVYRMISVPVELANPSLLSVLGDDFGSYDPNVWRVFRWENNRNVEFPDIRARFTPGEAFWLVSHAANGFGIENGKSVPTLLPLSIVLDTGWNQIANPFAFRVSMNSVSPSGDVSNLYFYDAESPYVPNVNVLEPWEGYFIENRSGEQVVLQVAPVEASPSVPKQIEQSLSGSDFILQMSAELEQSSLKDIHNYVGFVEGALPGDDILDQREPPSIGDYVQLSIEDGRSYLSNFKPPQTEGEQWNLSISSTLPNRQVNVRLTEYGSRPEAFDIYILDRDDFNAIPVLNSRFALTLRDTRRSLKLILGTKEYAEQNNEGIPLVPLAYTLEQNFPNPFNPSTTIRYALSKRSDVLLSLYNLLGQKVKTLVSGEQKTGTYSVVWDGVTDSGFPAASGVYLYQLQAGEYRASRKLLLLR
- a CDS encoding tail fiber domain-containing protein, which translates into the protein MKAKAIALLIVLSVVGVFVAEAQVPRFISYQGSLTDSTGMPKPDGNYTFTFRLYVDSTGGTPLWTNQQTLQLMRGLFSARLGGQLGFESLFSGLRWLSIQLAGESEITKRIPLASTAYSFRSVKADTASVALSAPAQQTVDSARIAGTVPDNAITSAKILNGTIQRLDVAANFKSPQADSADYVRNLPPIDSARIAGTVPDNAITSAKILNGTIQRLDVAANFKSPQSDSADYVKNLPPIDSARIAGTVPDDAITSAKILNGTIQRVDVATNFKAPLSDTSDFVRTAPPIPAGSIDSSKLSVNSVVNSRILNNTITSTKIAAGQVVKGINSVRDELRLVGRGSATVTTSNDTIYIDAAGGGGSGIQGIQNTNNTLTILNPTGPTATINVRDQGIGTLQLTDNAVGTSKIADGAVTQLKIAAGVVLPPGGAAGGDLTGDFPNPTIAANAITTTKILNGAVTQAKIAAGVALPPSGTAGGDLTGTYPNPTVANSAITTAKLLDGAVTQAKIGAGVTLPPGGAAGGDLTGTYPNPVITTNAVTSVKILNAAVTNTKIADGAVGTTKIADAAITQAKIAAGVVLPPGGNAGGDLTGTYPNPTIAANAVTSAKIIDGAVTQSKIGAGVTLPPSGTAGGDLTGTFPAPVIATNAVTSAKILNGAVTQAKIAAGVTLPPSGNAGGDLSGTYPNPVVKGLFNRAIADSTPFHNQVLKWDNKMLQWIPGNDEIGGFGTVTSVAAGTPGTPTGTSGLTFSPNPITTTGTLAIATAGVDSFKLASNSVTSAKIADGSILFQDIGQNGAAAGQVMKWTGSTWAPRNDSVSSGITGTGANGRVAFWTGATSMFSDSNLFWNNSLARLGVGTTAPYTQLTLSNTLGFKNSTAPMTYIFESGSTNPSRLVAAHSPAFAAWGLAYNDVTDQMIFQQSNTLPAVSVGISSLSLGIGTSTHEGALDVRGGTVVQNTSATNSNDITIKRPGSVSPSNVRFVLSQRSTNRDFWIFGEDGTGLFRNFVGFNYSANRVSFPADSNTLLIDNVFQSVGIRTSSPTAALDVNGGIRARLLSTGTGASVFVDVAGNLLQSGSSIRYKKNIRQLEPSSVLDLNPVRFQWKSTDEEDVGLIAEEVVKVVPDLVFHNNEGTPEGVKYDKLALYLLNVIKDQQKQIQELQSAVKSLQSSSSLGAK
- a CDS encoding dipeptide epimerase, whose product is MQLRFSSYTLELRHAFTVSTYSRTTTPVMIVEAEEEGIIGYGEASMPPYLGETPESATTFLSRVDLDKYANPAAFDDILKGIDAIAPGNHAAKAAVDIALHDWLGKKLGFAWHQAWGLDPSKTPVTTFTIGIESDKDLLRQRVREADTFKVLKVKLGSKNDTDIVTSIRQVTDKPLRVDVNQGWKNKEKSLEMIQWLSTQGVELVEQPLPKEMIDEQAWLKERSPLPIIADEAVSRLSDIANVVGLYDGINIKLMKCTGMHEAYMMILLARALDLKVMLGCMTETSCAISAATQLSPLADYADLDGAALISNDPFAGTTIAEGKLNMPGGFGIGVSPKH